AAAATAGTAAAAACCAATAATTCAAAATAAAATGAACACGAAATCACAGAAAGTATCGGTTCTCGAGAAAATAGGTTATAGCCTCGGAGACCTGGCTGCCAACCTTGTTTTTCAAACACTGGTAACTTTTCTTGCCTTTTTTTATACCGATATTTATGGCTTGAAAAACGACCATGCATCGGTAATTATGCTGGTGGCCGGCCTGGTGGCTGCGGTATCATTTAATCCAATAATTGGCGCTTTGGCCGACCGAACCAATTCGCGCTGGGGAAAATTTCGCCCCTGGATTTTATTTACAGCTATTCCCCTGGGAGTAATTGCTATACTGGCTTTTACAACACCAAATTTTTCGTACAAAGGAAAACTGATTTATGCCGCTGCAACCTATGCTTTGTTGCTGCTTGCCTATGCAGCCAGTAACCTGCCTTATTCGGCATTAAGTGGTGTGATAACAGGCGATATGTCGGAGCGTAACAGTTTATCGTCGTATCGTTTTGCGGCGGTTATGTTTGCGCAGTTTTTTGTTCAGGTGTTTATGCTGCCCATTATCTTACATGTGGGTAAAGGCGATAAAGCAGCCGGAATTGAGTCGGTAATGACATGGATGGCCATCATTGGTACCGTTTTGCTGCTGATTACTTTTTTAACCACAAAGGAACGCGTTGTTCCGAGTGCCGAACAAAAGTCAACCTTAAAAGAAGACCTGGGCGATTTGTTTAAAAACAAACCCTGGATAATAATGCTAACGCTAACCGTTCTGATTTTTGTAACACTGGCAATGAAAGGTGGTTCTTACGTATATTACTTTAATAACTATGTTGACGAAGCCGAATTGAGAAGTGTTCTTCAGCCTGTTCTGGATTCGCTTTCGGCAATAGGGCTGAACTTTTTTGAATCAGATATTGCTTCGGCAGGTTTTGGTTTATTTAATGCCGGTGGTATCATTTTCTCAATGATTGGTATTGCCGTGTCGAGTAAACTGGCTAACAAATTCGGAAAACGCGATGTATTTGGTTCCACCTTGTTTATTGCCACCTTGTTTATTATTTCCTTTTTCTTTTACAATCCGAAAGATGTGCGCTTAATGTTTTTAGCACAGGCCTTGCACATGTTTTTTTACGGTGTAACAACACCCATTCTTTGGGCTATGATCGCCGATGTAGCCGATTACTCGGAGTGGAAGAATAACCGACGGGCTACAGCCATTATTTTTTCGGCCATGATGGTTGGTCTAAAAGGAGGACTTGCCATTGGTGGAGCTATTGTTACCTGGGTACTTGGCCTGTACGGGTACATACCTGTTGATGCCACCGATGCCGAAGCGGTAATTGTGCAACCTGAAAGCGTGGCGCAAGGAGCCAAAATGCTGGTTAGTATTTACCCTTCAATTCCGTTTTTAATTGGTGTGGCACTTCTGTTTTTTTATGAAATCAATAAAAAGAAAGAAGTTCAAATTCAGGAAGAACTGTTAACAAGAAGAATGTAAACTAAAAAAAAATAAAATGAAGAATTTAAGAAAATACTTTTTAATACTTGCGGTTGCAGCAGTAATTTTTTCGTGTGCAACTGAAACAAAAACAGAACAGTCCATAGTGTTGAAAGATGCTTTTGCTGAGCAGTTTTACATTGGTACGGCCCTAAATGCCAAACAACTAATGGGGCAAGACCCCGAGGCCATGCGGGTGGTAAAAGAACAATTTAACGCCATTGTTGCGGAAAATTGCATGAAAAGCGAACGTCTGCAGGCGGAAGAAGGAAAGTTTACCTTTTCGCTGGCCGATAAATTTGTAGCGTTTGGCGAAGAAAATAACATGTTTATTACCGGCCATACTTTGGTTTGGCACTCGCAGGCGCCAAAATGGTTTTTTACCGATGAGGAGGGAAATGATGTTTCGCGTGAAGTGATGATTGAGCGCATGAAAAACCATATTTACACCGTTGTTGGCCGCTACAAAGGCCGGGTAAAAGGCTGGGATGTGGTTAACGAAGCTGTGCTGGATGATGGCTCGTACCGAAACAGTAAATTCTACCAGATAATTGGCGAAGATTTTATAAAACTGGCTTTCCAGTTTGCCCACGAAGCCGACCCCGAAGCCGAGTTGTATTACAACGATTATTCGATGCATAAAGCCGGCAAACGACAAGGTGTTGTGGCCATGGTTAAAAAACTACAGGAAGAAGGTGTGCGGATTGATGGAATTGGCATGCAAACCCACACTGGAATGGACTACCCAAAACTGGAAGATTTTGAAAGCAGTTTGAAAGCGTATATCGGACTTGGTGTAAAAGTAATGATTACCGAGTTGGATTTGAGCGTATTGCCAATGCCCGATAACAATGTAGGGGCAGAGGTGTCGGCCAGTTTTGAGTACCAGCAAAAACTAAATCCATATACCGAAGGATTACCTGACGAGGTAAATACAAAATACGAAGAGCGCTACCTTGATTTTTTCCGTTTATTCCACAAATACCAAAACGATATTACCCGCGTAACACTTTGGGGTGTTTACGATGGTCAATCGTGGAAAAACGACTGGCCAGTAAGAGGTCGCACTGATTATCCTTTGTTATTTGATAGGGAATATCAGGCCAAACCGGTGGTTGCCAGGATTATTGATGAGGTTAAGAAATAGAAGATATAGGTAAAAAAGGACAGGTATCTTACCATAGGTGTTAATCAATAATTGGTTTTCGCCTGTGGATAAGGTATTTAACACATTTTATTATGAAGAAAAAACGCTACTTAGTAGACTATTTATATACTGCCGATCCGGCAGTGCACGTATTTAACGATAAGCTTTTTATTTACCCATCGCACGATGTGGAGTCTGGAATACCCGAAAATGACAATGGCGACCATTTTGATATGCGCGATTACCATGTTTTTTCGATGGAAGATATTGATGGAGAAGTTACCGACCATGGAAATGTGCTGGATGTGAAGGATATTCCGTGGGCAGGCCGCCAGTTGTGGGACAGCGATTGTGCTTGTAAAAACGGCAAGTACTACCTTTACTTCCCGTTGAAAGACAAAACCGATATTTTCCGGATTGGGGTTGCTATTAGCGATAAACCTGAAGGACCTTTTGTGCCACAAGAGGCTCCAATAAAAGGAAGTTACTCTATTGACCCTTGTGTTTTTGAGGATGAAGATGGAAGTCATTACATGTACTTCGGTGGATTGTGGGGCGGACAGTTGCAACGTTATCGCAATAACAAAGCCATTGAATGTGGTCAGGAGCCGGCCGACGACGAACCGGCTCTGCCTGCAAGGGTTGTAAAACTTCGCGAGGATATGCTGGAGTTTGGTGAGGAGCCAAAAGCGTTGGTTATTCTCGACGAAAATGGCGAGGAATTAAAAGCAGGAGACCACGACCGTCGGTTCTTCGAAGCCTCGTGGATGCATAAATACAAGGGCAAATATTATTTCTCGTATTCAACCGGAAATACGCACAAATTGTGTTATGCCATTGGCGACAATCCATACGGCCCTTTTACGTACCAGGGTGTTATTTTAACGCCTGTGGTTGGCTGGACGACTCATCATTCGATTGTAGAGTTTAAAGAAAAATGGTATTTGTTTCATCATGATAGTGTGCCATCGGGTGGTAAAACCTGGTTACGCAGCATGAAAGTTGTGGAGCTGGAATATGATGAAAATGGAAAAATAATTACCATTGAAGGGCGAGACGAGTAGAAAGGATAAAAGTGCTTTGGCACATAAAATTTAAAGTTAAAGTTACTCCAATTTTGTACAGGAGTAACTTTAATTTTTATGCCTTCCCATTCACAAAAGTAGTGTTAAAAAAATACAATATCGTGCAAATATGGTATTGTTTATAAAAGTGAAAGTGTTCTATATTTGCCGCATTGTAAATCAGCTTGTTATCGGACTGCATAACTTTTATTTTCTTCAGGATTATGGTTTGCTTGCTCGAAATTTGACGCCTGAAGTTTCTGAGTGCGAATGGATAATACAGCTGGAAAAGTAGATAGTAAAATTGAAAAAAAATTAATAAAATGTTTGACTTAGAAGGAAAAGTAGCAGTAGTAACAGGAGGTGGCGGTGTATTGGGAGGAAGCATTGCTCAGAGTTTGTTAGAATCTGGTGTGAAAGTGGTTATTCTTGATATTCGAAAAGAACAGGTTGATAACCGGGTTAAAGAGTTGCAAGCTCTTGGTGGAGAAGTACTCGGATTTGTTTCAAATGTATTGGATATGGACGCACTAAAAGAAACGCGTCGTTTGTTACTCGATAAATGGGGCCGAATTGATATCCTTATAAATGCAGCCGGAGGAAATATGCCCGGAGCAACACTTACCGAGCAGCAAACCGTTTTTGATATGAAAATCGACGACTTTCAGAAAGTGACAGATTTGAACTTGAATGGTACTGTTTTTCCAAGTCTTGTTTTTGGCGAGGCTATGGCTAAACAAGGCGAGGGAAGCATCATCACTATTTCATCAATGGCTACTTATTCTGCCATTTCGCGTGTGCTTGGTTACTCGGTATCAAAAACAGGTATCAATATTTTCACCCAATGGATGGCTATGGAAATGGCAACAAAATTCAGCGAAAAAATACGTGTAAACTCCATTGCACCGGGATTTTTTATTGGCGACCAAAACCGAAATGTGCTTATCAATCCGGATGGAAGCTATACCGAACGAAGTAAAAAAGTTATTGCGCGTACACCAATGGGGCGTTTTGGCGATATCAAAGAGTTAAATGGTGCGGTGCAGTTTTTATGTTCAAACGCAGCATCGTTTATTACCGGGGTAATTTTGCCTGTTGACGGAGGTTTTAGCTCGTTTAGTGGCGTATAATTTTAGTAAAAAAGCAAAATGGGATTAGAAAAAACATGGCGATGGTTTGGGGAGAAGGATGGCATTAGTTTAAATGAACTGGCGCAAATGGGAGTTGAAGGTGTTATAACCGCCTTGCACCATATCCCCAATGGCGAGGTGTGGCCAAAAGAAGAAATACTTAAGGTTAAACACAAAATTGAAAGTCACGGCATGCGCTGGAGTGTTGTGGAAAGTTTACCCGTTAGCGAAGGGATTAAAATCTGTTCGCCCGATCGCGAGCGCCTTATAAAAAATTACCAGCAATCCGTACGAAATTTAGGCGAGTGTGGTGTAGATACGATTTGTTATAACTTTATGCCCGTACTCGATTGGGCACGAACCGATTTGCATTACAAATTACCCAATGGCGGAGAATCGATGTATTTTGATTTTCCAACTTTTGTAGCCTTTGATGTATTTGTTTTAAAACGTAAAAATGCATCCAACGATTATAGTGCCGATTTGCTTGAACAGGCAAAGCAGGTTTACGAAAACATGTCGGAAAGTGAAGCTGAAGAGCTGGCTTACAATATTATTGTGGTAACACAAGGTTTTATCGATGGGGTAATTGATGGCTCTGTTGCCGATCCTAAAAAATTATTTCTTGAATTTATTGATCGGTATAAAGACATTGACAAGCATCAGTTACGCGAAAATCTGAAAAGATTTCTCGATGATATTATTCCGGTAGCCGAAGAGGCTGGTGTAAAAATGGCGATTCATCCCGACGATCCACCTTTCCCTATTTTAGGATTACCGCGCATAATTGGCCAGATGGAAGATTACGAATGGCTGTTTAAAGCCAATAAATCGCTCAACAACGGCATTACTTTTTGTGCCGGTTCGCTTTCTGCCCGAAAGGAAAATGATTTGTCGCAGATTATAGAAAAAACGCGCGAACGTATCCATTTTGTCCATTTACGAAATACACACCTTCTCGAAAATGGAAGCTTCTATGAATCGGGGCACCTGGTTGGCAGTCAGAATATGGCCAGACTGGTATTTCAACTTCTTTTGGAGCAACAGCGCCGATACAAGGACGGCAAAGTTAATACACACATACCCGTGCGTCCTGACCATGGGATACGGATGTTAAACGATTACCAGGCCAAACACAACCCCGGATATCCGTTAATAGGAAGGCTAAAAGGTTTAGCCGAACTGGATGGTTTAATGCAGGGTATAGAATACTTATTGCCAAAGCAGACGGTTTAATTAATCGTTCTGCTTTGCATTAATTTAAGTTGTGGATATGCAACAAAACCCTGCACGATTAGTTAAGAGTCATGCTGCAATTCTCTGATTGATATTATTAATTCAAATTCTTCCATTGTTTTATATCCCAAAGCTGAGTGTCTCCTTCTTCGGTTATACCATGTTTCTATCCAATTGAACAAGGATAGTTTTGCATGGTCCTGAGTTGAAAACTGATTTTTATATACAAACTCAACTTTTATTGTTTTAAAGAAACTTTCGGCAACTGCGTTATCCCAGCAATTTCCTTTTCTGCTCATACTTCTGCAAACCCATTTGTTTGCATTCAATACATTGGTAAATGCCGAACAAGCATATTGAATACCTCTGTCTGAGTGAAAAATGAGTTTTTGCGTAATTGGTCTGTTTCTAATTGCCATCCGCCATGCAGCAATTGTGGTTTCTTCAGCACTCAATCCTTTGCTCATTGCCCATCCTACAACCTTGCGGTCAAACAAATCGATAATAACAGTTAAATACAGCCAGCCTTTGCTGGTTCTGATGTAGGTTATATCAGAAACCCAAACCTGACCTGGTCTTGCTACTGTAAACTCTCTATTCAATACGTTGGGGGCAACTGGGTAACCATGTCTGGAGTCGGTAGTTGCTACAAACTTTCTTTTTCGTTTTGCTCGTATGCCTGCCGCCTTCATAATCCTTGCGGTTCTCTGTCTTGACACCTGAAAACCAAGTGTATTTAGCTCTGTGGCAATCCGAGGACTTCCATAGCTACCAGAACTGGCCTCAAAGACTTTATTTATATTCACCAGCAGTTGTTCATTCTCAACCCATCGTTTAGATGGACCACTTTTCATCCATCGGTAATAACTGCTTTTGCTTATTTTGAACACTTTACACATCATCTCAATAGAAAATCGAGGTCGGTGGTCGCTTATAAACTGGTAGATTTAGCTACGCTGATTTTCAATTCCCATCGCTCACGGAGAAGATGCTGATTGCCTTTTTTAAGATGTCTCTCTCCATCTTTGCATCCCTAAGCTCTTTTTGTAATCGGACATTCTCTCGTTCCAAATCTGTCATCTTGGGATTACCATGACCTGGAAAACTATTTTTGTCATATTGTTTAAACTCTTTACGCCAACGGTAAAGTAATGCTCTTTCAATTCCTAGTTCTTCTGCAATCTCTGTGGCATTGCCTCTTGCGTAAGAAAGTTCTACTGCTTTTTTCTTGAATTCCTTGTCAAACTTTTTTCTCATCTGATTCATAATTGTAAGTACGTAAATATAGTACTTAACTTACCGTACACTCAAATGTAGCACTTCCAGTCAGATTGTACTTACACTTTGGTAGGAAATGTAAGTAGTAAGAAATAGTTGTGATCGTTATTCTGAATTGTTCGTGAACAGATTAATTTCTTCCTCATTTTTGAAACAAAACCAAACAAGATTGAAACAAACAAAAAAAAAGTTAATGAAGATTTTGTCTCACTTTGCTTGAAAAGAAACATTTCATATCAAAGAATAGAGCAAAATGAAGAATAAGCAAAAATTATTAATGTTGATTTTAGCAATAGTACTATCGCTAAATTCGTGTACCCAGAAACCACAAATTTCTCAAGAAAAATTTGACTCAATTGTAACCGATTTTAAAATACCAACTGAGGACAATACAGTTTGGTGTTATTGGTATTGGATTAACGATGATATTTCGAAAGAAGGAATAACAAAAGATTTGGAAGCCATGAAAAAGGCTGGAATTGGTGCTGCGCTCATTGGAAATATTAATCCGGCCGGAATTGACGGGAAAGTACCTTTATTTTCCGACGATTGGTGGGCCTGTATGGTTCATGCAGTTACTGAAGGACATCGTATTGGTGTTGATATTGGAATCTTTAACTGCCCGGGCTGGAGCCAATCTGGAGGTCCTTGGGTGAAGTCTGATATGGCAATGCGTTACCTGACTTTTAGCGAGACAAAAGTTACAGGTTCGGGGAAAGTAGGAATTCAGCTGGTTCAGCCAAAAGAAGAGTTTCAGGATACACACACACTGGCATTTTTAACTCCTACTTCTGAAAACATTGAGATGAAAAAGTTAGTAGAGAATAGTACTGCCAGCATTAGTAGCATAAATACATCAGAGCTTATTGATGGCGACATAAACACCATCGTACAATTCAATAAAAATAAAAACGCAGAGCTTACAATTGAATTCCAGTTCAAAAGAAATATTACTGCACGGAAGTTTTCAATAACTCCTGCCTCTGAACTCAATTGTAGTTGCGAGTTGTATGCTCAGGTAAACGGAGAGGAGAAATTAATAAAAGAATTTCCGTTCGACCGCCGTAAACTCTCGCCCAATATTGGGCCAATTGTTCTTGGAGAGCTGGCCATTGCCTTACCCGAAATAGAATCAGATAAATTTAAATTGGTATGTAAGGATTTTGTCGGCGGCCCGGCAGAGGTTTCAATCTCTGAAATTAACATCTCCGAAGCGGCTGTGCTCGACCGTTTTATCGAGAAACAATTGGGGAAGATGCACCCAACTCCGTTGCCAAATTGGAACAGCTACGTTTGGGAAACACAAAATGCCCTTACAGAACAATCGCTTTTGGTGGATGAAGTAATTGATGTTTCAGATAAAGTGGATGAAAACGGTATTTTAAACTGGGATGTTCCTGCCGGAAACTGGACAGTTCTGCGCATGGGCATGACTCCCACCGGAACAAAAAATTCTCCTTCGGCGCCACAAGGCCAGGGTTATGAAGTTGACAAAATGAACAGCGAATTGGTACAAATTCATTTTGATAATTTTGTTGGTGAATTTTTAAAACGAATTCCGGCTGAAAGCAAAGCGGCATTTAAATATGTTATTGCCGATAGCTACGAAATGGGCTCCCAAAACTGGACTGATTATTTTGAGGTGAAATTCAGAGAAAAATATGGTTATGATCCGATAAAATATTTACCGGTTCTTTCCGGAAGAATTGTGGGCAGCGTTGAAGAATCGGAACGATTTCTTTGGGATTTGCGTCGTGCTGTAGCCGACGATGTGGCCTACGAATACGTAGGAGGTTTGCGTAAGGCAAGCGAAAAGCACAACCTGAAAACCTGGCTCGAAAACTATGGGCACTGGGGATTCCCGGGCGAGTTTATGATGTATGGAGGGCAATCTAGTTTGATTGGTGGAGAATTCTGGAATGAGGGAACACTTGGGAATATAGAATGCAAGGCGTCATCATCAACATCGCATACCTATGGAAAAGGAAGAACTTCTGCCGAGGCATTTACCGCAGCATATAAGTCTTATTTGCGACATCCTGCCATGTTAAAAAAACGTGGAGACTGGTCGTTTACTGAAGGTATTAATCATCTTGTTCTTCATTTATATATTCAACAGCCCGATGATAAACGGAAACCGGGAATGAATGCCTGGTTTAGCACCGAGTTTAACCGCCACAACACCTGGTTTTCTCAGGCTGATAATTACTTCGATTATTTACGCCGCAGTCAACACCTTCTGCAGCAGGGGCAATATGCCGCTGATGTTTGCTATTTTATTGGCGAAAGTACTCCGATTATGACAGGTGGACGAAATCCGGAAATTCCCAAAGGATATTCGTACGATTACATTAATGCAGAAGTTATTCTTGACCGCTTATCGGTAAAAGACGGCAAGTTTGTATTGCCCGATAATATGAGTTACAGCGTAATGGTACTGCCTCCATTGACATCGATGCGCCCGGAGGTATTGGCAAAAATAGAACAGTTGGTTGCGAAAGGTGGTGTAATCCTTGGTTCAAAACCGGAAAAATCGCCAAGTATGCAAAACTATCCACAATGCGATGAGCTGATTAGAAATTTAGGAGATAAAATGTGGGCTGGGGAATACACGGATGGTAAACTGACGAACAACTATGAACAAGGAAAAGTGCTGGATGGATATACTTTAGAAGAAGTTCTTAAAATGCTTGAGGTTGAAAAAGATGTGGAAGTTGGCGATGCACCCGTTTTATGGACACACCGCACTATGCCCGGAATGCAAATTTACTTTATAACCAACCAAAGCGACGAGGAAATATCGATTAACCCATCTTTTAGAGTAAATGGATTAAAACCACAACTTTGGGATGCCGTAACAGGAGAAATTCGATACCTGAATGAATATTCAGAAGAAAAGGGGAGAACAAGCGTGCCAATAAAAATGGAGGCACACAGAAGTTGGTATGTTGTATTTTCTAATGGAAGCAACGAAGAAATTATGCCGGCCACCGAAACAAATTTCACAAAGCCGGAAGTTATTGCAACTATTGATAACTCTTTTGAAGTTGAATTTGCCAACAAAGAAATTGGCCCAAAAGAAACGATAACTTTCCAGAAACTATCCGACTGGTCGAAATCGTCGGACGACAAAATCAAATATTACTCTGGTGCGGCAAACTATAAAACAACTTTTACAATTGATGAGATTCCCGAAAATGGGGAATTGTATATTAATCTTGGAGAAGTTGCTGTAATGGCTGAAGTAAAAATAAACGGAAAGGAAGTGGGGGGTGTTTGGATTTCTCCTTACCGTTTAAATGTTTCCGATTTTGTAAAAAAGGGTGAAAACCAACTGGAAATTGAGGTGGTTAACCTTTGGCGAAACCGTATGATTTACGATAAACAGTTGCCAGAAAAAGAAAAGTATACCTGGACTGTGGTTGATGATATTAAGGAAGGAGAAAAACCTCATGTTTCGGGACTTTTA
Above is a genomic segment from uncultured Draconibacterium sp. containing:
- a CDS encoding glycoside-pentoside-hexuronide (GPH):cation symporter — encoded protein: MNTKSQKVSVLEKIGYSLGDLAANLVFQTLVTFLAFFYTDIYGLKNDHASVIMLVAGLVAAVSFNPIIGALADRTNSRWGKFRPWILFTAIPLGVIAILAFTTPNFSYKGKLIYAAATYALLLLAYAASNLPYSALSGVITGDMSERNSLSSYRFAAVMFAQFFVQVFMLPIILHVGKGDKAAGIESVMTWMAIIGTVLLLITFLTTKERVVPSAEQKSTLKEDLGDLFKNKPWIIMLTLTVLIFVTLAMKGGSYVYYFNNYVDEAELRSVLQPVLDSLSAIGLNFFESDIASAGFGLFNAGGIIFSMIGIAVSSKLANKFGKRDVFGSTLFIATLFIISFFFYNPKDVRLMFLAQALHMFFYGVTTPILWAMIADVADYSEWKNNRRATAIIFSAMMVGLKGGLAIGGAIVTWVLGLYGYIPVDATDAEAVIVQPESVAQGAKMLVSIYPSIPFLIGVALLFFYEINKKKEVQIQEELLTRRM
- a CDS encoding endo-1,4-beta-xylanase produces the protein MKNLRKYFLILAVAAVIFSCATETKTEQSIVLKDAFAEQFYIGTALNAKQLMGQDPEAMRVVKEQFNAIVAENCMKSERLQAEEGKFTFSLADKFVAFGEENNMFITGHTLVWHSQAPKWFFTDEEGNDVSREVMIERMKNHIYTVVGRYKGRVKGWDVVNEAVLDDGSYRNSKFYQIIGEDFIKLAFQFAHEADPEAELYYNDYSMHKAGKRQGVVAMVKKLQEEGVRIDGIGMQTHTGMDYPKLEDFESSLKAYIGLGVKVMITELDLSVLPMPDNNVGAEVSASFEYQQKLNPYTEGLPDEVNTKYEERYLDFFRLFHKYQNDITRVTLWGVYDGQSWKNDWPVRGRTDYPLLFDREYQAKPVVARIIDEVKK
- a CDS encoding glycoside hydrolase family 43 protein; this translates as MKKKRYLVDYLYTADPAVHVFNDKLFIYPSHDVESGIPENDNGDHFDMRDYHVFSMEDIDGEVTDHGNVLDVKDIPWAGRQLWDSDCACKNGKYYLYFPLKDKTDIFRIGVAISDKPEGPFVPQEAPIKGSYSIDPCVFEDEDGSHYMYFGGLWGGQLQRYRNNKAIECGQEPADDEPALPARVVKLREDMLEFGEEPKALVILDENGEELKAGDHDRRFFEASWMHKYKGKYYFSYSTGNTHKLCYAIGDNPYGPFTYQGVILTPVVGWTTHHSIVEFKEKWYLFHHDSVPSGGKTWLRSMKVVELEYDENGKIITIEGRDE
- a CDS encoding SDR family oxidoreductase; the protein is MFDLEGKVAVVTGGGGVLGGSIAQSLLESGVKVVILDIRKEQVDNRVKELQALGGEVLGFVSNVLDMDALKETRRLLLDKWGRIDILINAAGGNMPGATLTEQQTVFDMKIDDFQKVTDLNLNGTVFPSLVFGEAMAKQGEGSIITISSMATYSAISRVLGYSVSKTGINIFTQWMAMEMATKFSEKIRVNSIAPGFFIGDQNRNVLINPDGSYTERSKKVIARTPMGRFGDIKELNGAVQFLCSNAASFITGVILPVDGGFSSFSGV
- the uxuA gene encoding mannonate dehydratase, whose translation is MGLEKTWRWFGEKDGISLNELAQMGVEGVITALHHIPNGEVWPKEEILKVKHKIESHGMRWSVVESLPVSEGIKICSPDRERLIKNYQQSVRNLGECGVDTICYNFMPVLDWARTDLHYKLPNGGESMYFDFPTFVAFDVFVLKRKNASNDYSADLLEQAKQVYENMSESEAEELAYNIIVVTQGFIDGVIDGSVADPKKLFLEFIDRYKDIDKHQLRENLKRFLDDIIPVAEEAGVKMAIHPDDPPFPILGLPRIIGQMEDYEWLFKANKSLNNGITFCAGSLSARKENDLSQIIEKTRERIHFVHLRNTHLLENGSFYESGHLVGSQNMARLVFQLLLEQQRRYKDGKVNTHIPVRPDHGIRMLNDYQAKHNPGYPLIGRLKGLAELDGLMQGIEYLLPKQTV
- a CDS encoding glycosyl hydrolase, translated to MKNKQKLLMLILAIVLSLNSCTQKPQISQEKFDSIVTDFKIPTEDNTVWCYWYWINDDISKEGITKDLEAMKKAGIGAALIGNINPAGIDGKVPLFSDDWWACMVHAVTEGHRIGVDIGIFNCPGWSQSGGPWVKSDMAMRYLTFSETKVTGSGKVGIQLVQPKEEFQDTHTLAFLTPTSENIEMKKLVENSTASISSINTSELIDGDINTIVQFNKNKNAELTIEFQFKRNITARKFSITPASELNCSCELYAQVNGEEKLIKEFPFDRRKLSPNIGPIVLGELAIALPEIESDKFKLVCKDFVGGPAEVSISEINISEAAVLDRFIEKQLGKMHPTPLPNWNSYVWETQNALTEQSLLVDEVIDVSDKVDENGILNWDVPAGNWTVLRMGMTPTGTKNSPSAPQGQGYEVDKMNSELVQIHFDNFVGEFLKRIPAESKAAFKYVIADSYEMGSQNWTDYFEVKFREKYGYDPIKYLPVLSGRIVGSVEESERFLWDLRRAVADDVAYEYVGGLRKASEKHNLKTWLENYGHWGFPGEFMMYGGQSSLIGGEFWNEGTLGNIECKASSSTSHTYGKGRTSAEAFTAAYKSYLRHPAMLKKRGDWSFTEGINHLVLHLYIQQPDDKRKPGMNAWFSTEFNRHNTWFSQADNYFDYLRRSQHLLQQGQYAADVCYFIGESTPIMTGGRNPEIPKGYSYDYINAEVILDRLSVKDGKFVLPDNMSYSVMVLPPLTSMRPEVLAKIEQLVAKGGVILGSKPEKSPSMQNYPQCDELIRNLGDKMWAGEYTDGKLTNNYEQGKVLDGYTLEEVLKMLEVEKDVEVGDAPVLWTHRTMPGMQIYFITNQSDEEISINPSFRVNGLKPQLWDAVTGEIRYLNEYSEEKGRTSVPIKMEAHRSWYVVFSNGSNEEIMPATETNFTKPEVIATIDNSFEVEFANKEIGPKETITFQKLSDWSKSSDDKIKYYSGAANYKTTFTIDEIPENGELYINLGEVAVMAEVKINGKEVGGVWISPYRLNVSDFVKKGENQLEIEVVNLWRNRMIYDKQLPEKEKYTWTVVDDIKEGEKPHVSGLLGPVTIEHIY